One genomic region from Thioalbus denitrificans encodes:
- the cls gene encoding cardiolipin synthase, with translation MMDAPFTSLDFWIGTAFIMLDLGIVLLLVPKILLQQRESGATLAWILLIVLLPFLGLLAFWILGTTRLKLRRRRRRRSESRLAPQLHPLTSEITVAARQGADTPPVRPELLALARRLDASGPLAGNRVTLYRDGDHCFDAIIAAIEAARHHLHLLYYIWQPDRTGTRLRDALIRAVRRGVEVRVLVDDVGSRTTRPAFFAPLLAVGGRVERFLPVNLFSRQLALNFRNHRKVVVVDGSKAFTGGMNVGDEYTGLAAPWRDAHVEVGGPAVIQLQEIFAQDWYQAAGEDLATPEYFPQVAPVGEAWVQFLASGPADLRWRSIHTLLFSALNLARERIWIETPYFVPDQAMLMSLQTAALRGVDVRLVLPGNSDHPLVLHAGRSFYAELLEAGVRIFELPQHMLHAKTATVDGCFSTVGSANLDRRSFRLNFEANAFFYGPIMANALEVSFQAIQAEATPVTLPELRRRPYRTRLLAATARTLAPLL, from the coding sequence ATGATGGACGCCCCCTTCACCAGCCTCGATTTCTGGATCGGCACCGCGTTCATCATGCTGGACCTCGGCATCGTGCTGCTGCTGGTACCCAAGATCCTGCTCCAGCAGCGCGAATCGGGGGCCACGCTGGCCTGGATCCTGCTCATTGTGCTGTTGCCCTTCCTCGGTCTGCTGGCCTTCTGGATCCTGGGCACCACCCGGCTCAAGTTGCGCCGGCGCCGCCGGCGCCGCTCGGAGAGCCGCCTCGCCCCCCAGCTGCATCCGCTGACCAGCGAGATCACCGTCGCGGCCCGCCAGGGGGCGGACACCCCCCCGGTGCGCCCGGAACTGCTCGCCCTGGCCCGCCGCCTCGATGCCAGCGGTCCGCTCGCCGGCAACCGGGTGACCCTCTACCGGGATGGCGACCACTGCTTCGATGCGATCATCGCGGCAATCGAGGCGGCCCGCCACCACCTCCACCTGCTCTACTACATCTGGCAGCCGGACCGGACCGGCACCCGGCTCCGCGACGCGCTGATCCGGGCCGTGCGCCGGGGCGTGGAAGTCAGGGTGCTGGTGGATGACGTGGGATCGCGCACCACCCGGCCGGCTTTCTTCGCCCCGCTGCTGGCGGTGGGCGGACGGGTGGAACGGTTCCTGCCGGTCAACCTCTTCAGCCGCCAGCTGGCGCTGAACTTCCGCAACCACCGCAAGGTGGTGGTGGTGGACGGCAGCAAGGCCTTCACGGGCGGCATGAACGTGGGCGACGAATACACCGGACTGGCAGCCCCGTGGCGCGACGCCCACGTGGAGGTGGGCGGTCCGGCCGTGATCCAGCTGCAGGAGATATTCGCCCAGGACTGGTACCAGGCCGCCGGCGAGGATCTGGCCACGCCGGAGTATTTCCCCCAGGTCGCCCCTGTGGGTGAGGCCTGGGTGCAGTTCCTGGCCAGCGGCCCGGCGGACCTGCGCTGGCGCTCGATCCATACCTTGCTCTTCTCCGCGCTCAACCTGGCCCGGGAGCGGATCTGGATCGAGACGCCCTACTTCGTCCCCGATCAGGCGATGCTCATGTCGCTCCAGACCGCGGCCCTGCGCGGGGTGGACGTCCGCCTCGTGCTCCCCGGCAACTCCGACCATCCCCTGGTGCTCCACGCCGGACGCTCCTTCTACGCGGAACTCCTGGAAGCGGGCGTGCGCATCTTCGAGTTACCCCAGCATATGCTCCACGCCAAGACCGCCACCGTCGACGGCTGCTTCTCCACCGTGGGCTCGGCCAACCTGGACCGGCGCAGCTTCCGCCTCAACTTCGAGGCCAACGCCTTCTTCTACGGGCCCATCATGGCCAATGCGCTCGAAGTCTCGTTCCAGGCCATCCAGGCCGAGGCCACCCCCGTCACCCTGCCCGAGCTGCGCCGCCGTCCTTACCGCACCCGCCTGCTGGCCGCCACCGCCCGCACCCTGGCGCCGCTGTTGTGA
- a CDS encoding AAA family ATPase, producing the protein MAKILVTDPGEGTRVPFLRGILTRSLQDAGLAFERAYDIASAIRTELGEGAGETREISTAELRRLVLRRLQRLASPEQTRAYQASGRGVEAIQVRTAAGNVSPFSRAELRRCLESCGLTSEESADITRKVHVELLRENATHTSSHHLRRLTYRRLKEDLGAGSARRYLVWMEFLHSGRPLLLLIGGVPGSGKSTIANDIAHRLDSARTQSTDMLREVMRMLVPKQLMPVLHASSFTAWRALPGSRMGREPGANAVLDGYHAQAELVSVAVEAAIQRALTERVSLVIEGVHLHPAVLQRVPHDTDAIVVPILLAVLKPEQLRARIRGRGRKVPDRRTERYLDHFDDIWRLQSDLLSQAEQDPRNSINIIVNDNKEKAIRQVMSTIIDALAHAFSRDSEARTGND; encoded by the coding sequence ATGGCCAAGATCCTGGTCACCGACCCCGGGGAAGGCACCCGGGTTCCCTTCCTGCGCGGCATCCTCACCCGCTCCCTGCAGGATGCCGGCCTCGCCTTCGAGCGCGCCTACGATATCGCCTCGGCCATTCGCACCGAGCTGGGTGAAGGCGCGGGAGAGACCCGCGAGATCAGCACCGCCGAGCTGCGCCGGCTGGTACTGCGCCGCCTGCAGCGGCTGGCCTCCCCCGAGCAGACCCGCGCCTACCAGGCCAGCGGGCGGGGCGTGGAGGCCATCCAGGTCCGCACCGCCGCCGGCAACGTATCGCCCTTCTCCCGCGCGGAGCTGCGGCGCTGCCTGGAATCGTGCGGACTCACCAGCGAGGAATCGGCGGACATCACCCGCAAGGTCCACGTGGAGCTGCTGCGGGAGAACGCCACCCACACCAGCTCCCACCACCTGCGCCGCCTCACCTATCGGCGGCTGAAGGAGGATCTCGGCGCGGGCTCCGCCCGTCGCTACCTGGTGTGGATGGAGTTCCTGCACAGCGGCCGGCCCCTGCTGCTGCTCATCGGCGGCGTGCCGGGCTCGGGCAAGAGCACCATCGCCAACGATATCGCCCATCGGCTGGACAGCGCCCGCACCCAGTCAACCGACATGCTGCGCGAGGTGATGCGCATGCTGGTGCCGAAGCAGCTGATGCCGGTGCTGCACGCCTCCTCCTTTACCGCCTGGCGGGCGTTGCCGGGCAGCCGGATGGGCCGTGAACCGGGCGCGAACGCCGTGCTGGACGGCTACCATGCCCAGGCGGAGCTGGTCTCCGTGGCCGTGGAGGCCGCGATCCAGCGCGCGCTCACCGAACGGGTGTCACTGGTGATCGAGGGCGTGCACCTGCATCCCGCGGTGCTGCAGCGGGTCCCCCACGATACCGATGCCATCGTGGTGCCCATCCTCCTCGCCGTACTCAAGCCCGAGCAGCTGCGCGCCCGCATCCGCGGCCGTGGCCGCAAGGTGCCCGATCGCCGTACCGAGCGCTACCTGGATCACTTCGACGACATCTGGCGCCTGCAGTCGGACCTGCTGTCACAGGCCGAGCAGGACCCCCGGAACAGCATCAACATCATCGTCAACGACAACAAGGAGAAGGCGATCCGGCAGGTGATGAGCACCATCATCGACGCGCTCGCACATGCCTTCAGCAGGGACAGCGAAGCCAGGACGGGCAACGATTGA
- the pap gene encoding polyphosphate:AMP phosphotransferase has protein sequence MFRTAELGRKIPKAEYKEIEPVLRQELLELQQTLRLEDGFPVIIVFAGVDGGGKNATVNRLNAWMDPRWLITRAYGEPSDEERERPEYWRYWRDLPPKGRIGLFLRSWYSRPVIDRAYGSIDEADFDERLDRVINFENALADDGALIIKFWMHLSREAQKKRLKALEKDPLTRWQVTETDWHHWRLYDQFLEAGERVIMRTSTGKAPWSIVEGVDPYYRSVTVGRTIRDAVRRRLEEVAARRRLQAEMQAGKEEAKPARRRRPGTAGTEPEPPAPVTVLDSLEMKRLDKRGYRKAYKQLQGRLNELQRRAQERKISTILVFEGPDAAGKGGAIRRVTESLDARNYQVLPFAAPTDEEKAQHYLWRFWRHLSRAGRVTLFDRSWYGRVLVERVEGFAGETEWRRAYSEINDFEAQLIEHGIVLMKYWVHISKEEQLRRFQDREQTPHKRWKLTADDWRNREKWNDYLLAVNDMVEHTSTRLAPWNLVEGDDKPYARIKVMSTLCDKLEQVLGEE, from the coding sequence ATGTTCAGAACCGCCGAACTGGGCCGGAAAATTCCGAAAGCCGAGTACAAGGAGATCGAACCCGTACTCCGCCAGGAGCTGCTGGAGCTGCAGCAGACGCTCCGTCTCGAGGACGGATTCCCCGTCATCATCGTCTTCGCCGGTGTGGACGGCGGCGGCAAGAATGCCACCGTCAACCGGCTCAACGCCTGGATGGATCCGCGCTGGCTCATCACCCGCGCCTACGGCGAGCCCTCCGACGAGGAGCGCGAACGGCCCGAGTACTGGCGCTACTGGCGCGACCTGCCGCCGAAGGGACGCATCGGCCTGTTCCTGCGCTCGTGGTACTCGCGGCCGGTGATCGATCGGGCCTACGGCAGCATCGACGAGGCGGATTTCGACGAGCGGCTGGACCGGGTCATCAACTTCGAAAATGCCCTGGCCGACGATGGCGCGCTCATCATCAAGTTCTGGATGCACCTGAGCCGCGAGGCGCAGAAGAAGCGCCTCAAGGCGCTGGAGAAGGACCCGCTGACCCGCTGGCAGGTGACCGAGACCGACTGGCACCACTGGCGCCTCTACGACCAGTTCCTCGAGGCCGGGGAGCGGGTCATCATGCGCACCAGCACCGGCAAGGCTCCCTGGTCCATCGTCGAGGGAGTGGATCCCTACTACCGCAGCGTCACCGTGGGGCGCACCATCCGCGACGCGGTGCGCCGGCGCCTGGAGGAGGTGGCCGCCCGCCGCCGGCTCCAGGCCGAGATGCAGGCCGGCAAGGAGGAGGCGAAGCCGGCGCGCCGCAGGCGCCCCGGAACGGCCGGGACGGAGCCGGAGCCGCCGGCACCGGTGACGGTGCTCGACAGCCTCGAAATGAAGCGCCTGGACAAGCGGGGGTACAGGAAGGCCTACAAGCAGCTCCAGGGCCGCCTCAACGAGCTGCAGCGGCGGGCGCAGGAGCGGAAGATCTCCACCATTCTCGTCTTCGAGGGCCCCGATGCCGCCGGCAAGGGCGGCGCCATCCGCCGGGTGACCGAGTCGCTCGATGCCCGCAACTACCAGGTGCTGCCGTTCGCCGCGCCCACCGACGAGGAGAAGGCCCAGCACTACCTGTGGCGCTTCTGGCGCCATCTCTCCCGGGCCGGCCGGGTGACCCTGTTCGACCGCAGCTGGTACGGCCGGGTGCTGGTGGAGCGGGTGGAGGGGTTCGCCGGCGAGACCGAGTGGCGGCGGGCCTACTCCGAGATCAACGATTTCGAGGCCCAGCTCATCGAGCACGGGATCGTGTTGATGAAGTACTGGGTTCACATCAGCAAGGAGGAGCAGCTGCGCCGCTTCCAGGACCGCGAGCAGACGCCCCACAAGCGCTGGAAGCTCACCGCGGATGACTGGCGCAATCGCGAGAAGTGGAATGACTATCTGCTGGCGGTCAACGACATGGTGGAGCATACCAGTACCCGGCTTGCGCCCTGGAACCTGGTGGAGGGGGACGACAAGCCCTATGCCCGGATCAAGGTGATGTCCACCCTGTGCGACAAGCTGGAGCAGGTGCTGGGAGAGGAGTGA
- a CDS encoding TIGR00153 family protein, producing MFKNPIASLLGSSPFKALQEHMRVVLECAREVTPLFEALSAGDQERVREIEQRIFEREAAADSIKNQLRQHLPKSLFMPVDRRDLLEVLQMQDSIADTAQDIAGLLVERPMEVPEPLREPLLALTRRCVEVCEHSARVIEELDELLEMGFRGREADQVETMVDELNRLEDETDELGIRLVRSLFAHEDEMNPVSVMMWYQLINWIGDLADYAEKVGDRLRLLIAR from the coding sequence GTGTTCAAGAATCCCATTGCGAGCCTGCTCGGCAGCTCGCCATTCAAGGCGCTGCAGGAGCATATGCGGGTGGTGCTGGAGTGCGCACGGGAGGTCACTCCCCTGTTCGAGGCCCTGAGCGCGGGCGACCAGGAACGGGTGCGGGAGATCGAACAGCGCATCTTCGAGCGTGAGGCCGCCGCCGACAGCATCAAGAACCAGCTGCGCCAGCACTTGCCGAAGAGCCTGTTCATGCCCGTGGACCGGCGTGACCTGCTGGAAGTGCTGCAGATGCAGGACTCCATCGCCGATACCGCCCAGGATATCGCCGGGCTGCTGGTGGAGCGGCCCATGGAGGTGCCCGAGCCGCTGCGCGAGCCTCTGCTGGCGCTGACCCGGCGCTGCGTCGAGGTGTGCGAGCACTCGGCACGGGTCATCGAGGAGCTCGACGAGCTGCTGGAAATGGGCTTCCGCGGACGCGAGGCCGACCAGGTGGAGACCATGGTGGACGAGCTCAACCGCCTCGAGGACGAAACCGACGAACTCGGCATCCGCCTCGTGCGCAGCCTCTTCGCCCACGAGGACGAGATGAACCCGGTCTCGGTGATGATGTGGTACCAGCTCATCAACTGGATCGGCGACCTGGCCGATTACGCAGAAAAGGTGGGCGACCGGCTGCGGCTGCTCATCGCGCGCTGA
- a CDS encoding inorganic phosphate transporter, translating into MGVDIISNYGTFFLVLAVLFGFYMTWGIGANDVANAMGTSVGSGAITVGQAILIAAVFEFAGAFIAGGHVTATIRKGIIDAGPLAGHPELLVYGMLAALLAAAIWLMIASTRGWPVSTTHSIVGAIVGFAVAGIGIDAVQWGKIGQIVASWVVSPVLGGLLAFLLMLSIRRFILNTEHPFESAKRWGPFYVFLVGFIIALVTLFKGLKHLDLTLSVGMSFVLAVGIGAAVALVSWVLIRRVRIDAAADRTFHYASVEKVFAPMMIFTACAMAFAHGSNDVANGIGPMAAVVSIVKSGGEVAQKAELPLWILILGGAGIVVGLGTLGYRVMRTIGTSITELTPSRGFCATLAAAATVVLASRTGLPVSTTHIAVGAVIGVGLARGIGAIDLRVIGGIVTSWLVTLPVGGILAALFFFILKGVFG; encoded by the coding sequence ATGGGTGTGGATATCATCAGCAACTACGGTACGTTCTTCCTCGTGCTGGCCGTTCTGTTCGGCTTCTACATGACCTGGGGCATCGGTGCCAACGACGTGGCCAACGCCATGGGCACCTCGGTGGGCTCCGGCGCCATCACCGTCGGCCAGGCCATCCTCATCGCCGCGGTGTTCGAGTTCGCCGGGGCCTTCATTGCCGGCGGCCACGTGACCGCCACCATCCGCAAGGGCATCATCGATGCCGGGCCACTCGCCGGACATCCGGAGCTGCTGGTCTACGGCATGCTCGCCGCGCTGCTGGCGGCGGCGATCTGGCTCATGATCGCCTCCACCCGCGGCTGGCCGGTCTCCACCACCCACTCCATCGTGGGCGCCATCGTCGGCTTCGCAGTGGCCGGCATCGGCATCGACGCGGTGCAATGGGGCAAGATCGGCCAGATCGTCGCCAGCTGGGTGGTCTCCCCGGTGCTGGGCGGCCTGCTGGCCTTCCTGCTGATGTTGAGCATCCGGCGCTTCATTCTCAACACCGAGCATCCCTTCGAGAGCGCCAAGCGCTGGGGGCCCTTCTACGTCTTCCTGGTGGGGTTCATCATTGCCCTGGTGACGCTGTTCAAGGGTCTGAAGCACCTCGACCTGACCCTCTCGGTGGGCATGAGCTTCGTGCTGGCCGTGGGCATAGGGGCGGCGGTGGCGCTGGTGAGCTGGGTGCTGATCCGGCGCGTGCGCATCGATGCGGCCGCGGATCGCACCTTCCACTATGCCAGCGTGGAGAAGGTCTTCGCGCCGATGATGATCTTCACCGCCTGCGCCATGGCCTTCGCCCACGGCTCCAATGACGTGGCCAACGGCATCGGTCCCATGGCGGCGGTGGTGAGCATCGTCAAGAGCGGCGGCGAGGTGGCCCAGAAGGCCGAGCTGCCGCTGTGGATTCTGATCCTGGGCGGCGCCGGCATCGTGGTGGGGCTGGGCACCCTGGGCTATCGGGTGATGCGCACCATCGGCACCAGTATCACCGAGCTGACCCCGAGCCGGGGGTTTTGCGCCACCCTGGCCGCGGCCGCCACCGTGGTGCTCGCCTCGCGGACCGGACTGCCGGTCTCCACCACCCATATCGCGGTGGGGGCGGTGATCGGCGTGGGCCTGGCCCGGGGCATCGGTGCCATCGACCTGCGGGTGATTGGCGGCATCGTGACCTCCTGGCTGGTCACGCTGCCGGTGGGGGGCATCCTGGCGGCACTGTTCTTCTTCATCCTGAAGGGGGTGTTCGGTTGA
- a CDS encoding histidine phosphatase family protein, which translates to MAGDGDHPADPGRELLLLRHAKSDWNTGAATDFDRPLNVRGRQDAPRLGKWLYTVGLVPDLVLASPARRARQTARRVCKALGYPRESILWEPRLYEAGPGTLIGCLQALSGMPRRVLLVAHNPGLEELLRHLCGALETPADGKLLPTAALARLAMPADWRRLESGCARLLGLVRPRDLPR; encoded by the coding sequence GTGGCCGGGGACGGCGACCACCCCGCCGACCCGGGGCGCGAACTGCTGCTGCTGCGTCATGCCAAGTCCGACTGGAACACCGGGGCGGCCACCGACTTCGACCGCCCCCTCAATGTCCGCGGCCGGCAGGATGCGCCGCGCCTGGGGAAATGGCTCTACACGGTGGGGCTGGTGCCGGATCTCGTGCTTGCCTCGCCGGCGCGGCGTGCGCGGCAGACCGCGCGCCGGGTGTGCAAGGCGCTCGGCTATCCGCGCGAGTCGATCCTGTGGGAGCCCCGCCTCTACGAGGCCGGCCCCGGCACGCTGATCGGCTGCCTGCAGGCACTGTCCGGCATGCCGCGGCGGGTGCTGCTGGTGGCGCACAACCCGGGCCTGGAGGAGCTGCTGCGCCACCTTTGCGGCGCGCTGGAGACGCCGGCCGACGGCAAGCTCCTGCCCACCGCGGCGCTGGCGCGCCTGGCGATGCCGGCGGACTGGCGGCGCCTGGAGAGCGGCTGCGCCCGCTTGCTCGGCCTGGTCAGGCCGCGCGATCTGCCGCGCTAG
- a CDS encoding ParA family protein: MKVFATYNIKGGVGKTATAVNLAWLSARDGARTLVWDLDPQGAASFYFRVKPKVKGGGKGLVRGKHELDALIKGTDFENLDLLPADFSYRNLDLMLDEQRKPTRLRKLLKPLAEDYDRVFLDCPPSISLVSENVFRAADVLLVPLIPTILSLRTLEQLDRFVADNGLERLGVLPFFSMVDRRKRLHLEVMEALPAERPGVLRAAIPYASDVERMGLQRAPLGAWAGRSPAAQAYAALWSEILDAC, from the coding sequence ATGAAGGTATTCGCCACCTACAACATCAAGGGCGGGGTCGGCAAGACCGCCACCGCGGTCAACCTGGCCTGGCTCTCGGCCCGCGACGGCGCCCGCACCCTGGTCTGGGATCTCGACCCCCAGGGCGCGGCCAGCTTCTACTTCCGGGTGAAGCCGAAGGTCAAGGGCGGCGGCAAGGGACTGGTGCGCGGCAAGCATGAACTGGACGCGCTCATCAAGGGCACCGACTTCGAGAACCTGGACCTCCTCCCCGCCGACTTCTCCTACCGCAACCTTGACCTGATGCTGGACGAGCAGCGCAAGCCCACCCGGTTGCGCAAGCTGCTGAAACCCCTGGCGGAGGATTACGACCGGGTGTTCCTCGACTGCCCGCCGAGCATCTCGCTGGTTTCGGAGAATGTCTTCCGCGCCGCCGACGTCCTGCTGGTGCCGCTCATCCCCACCATCCTCTCCCTGCGCACCCTGGAACAGCTGGACCGCTTCGTGGCCGACAATGGGCTGGAGCGGCTCGGGGTGCTCCCCTTCTTCTCCATGGTGGACCGGCGCAAGCGCCTCCACCTGGAGGTGATGGAGGCCCTGCCGGCGGAACGGCCCGGGGTGCTGAGAGCCGCCATTCCCTACGCCAGCGACGTGGAACGGATGGGGCTGCAGCGCGCGCCGCTGGGGGCCTGGGCCGGCCGCAGTCCGGCGGCGCAGGCCTATGCCGCGCTCTGGTCCGAGATACTCGACGCCTGCTGA
- a CDS encoding CHAD domain-containing protein, producing the protein MTVDFLQLSVSGPLQSAARLLTGALGFRALPAFSASRHWLDTFDWRLLRRGEALESESDSDDCRLFWYRPAEGRVLRRLTLSESPRFARALPPGPVREALEPVTEERALLPRASCRCRVVPFERIDANGKVVLRAALETWRLLDDRGRPRGRPWYWLRLYPVKGYRRVLGHTRAALEASNLFEWRTDHPLEPLLARLGRTPCDYSPRLRVAFEPGLQAGAAVRRLLLHLLEMLERNVEGSCADTDPEFLHDLRVSVRRTRTALGQLGGVLPRRGFARFRNGFAWLGQVTSPTRDLDVYLLKFEGYRDSLPPEQRPHLAPLRDFLAAHQRLEQQRLARVLRSQRFRRLVADWRAWLETEPARPPAEARQPVETLAAARIRHMYKRVRREGRAICGDSPAEALHELRKSCKKLRYLLEFFQCLYPAKKYRRLVKALKGLQDNLGDFQDLEVQGHTLERFAGEMQAEGEVPAATLEAIAHLVENLHHRQALARREFHARFSGFDSESNRRLFRSLFREEAHKPS; encoded by the coding sequence ATGACCGTCGATTTCCTCCAGTTGTCCGTCTCCGGCCCGTTGCAGTCCGCGGCCCGGCTGCTGACCGGTGCGCTGGGTTTCCGCGCCCTTCCCGCCTTCAGCGCATCGCGGCACTGGCTCGATACCTTCGACTGGCGGCTCCTCCGGCGCGGCGAGGCCCTGGAGTCGGAATCCGACAGTGACGACTGCCGGCTGTTCTGGTACCGCCCCGCCGAGGGCCGCGTCCTCCGCCGGCTGACGCTGTCCGAGTCCCCGCGGTTCGCACGGGCGCTGCCCCCCGGCCCCGTGCGCGAGGCCCTGGAGCCCGTCACCGAGGAGCGCGCGCTGCTGCCCCGCGCGAGCTGCCGCTGCCGGGTCGTTCCCTTCGAGCGCATCGACGCCAACGGCAAGGTTGTGCTGCGGGCCGCGCTCGAGACCTGGCGCCTGCTGGATGATCGGGGCCGGCCCCGTGGCCGGCCCTGGTACTGGCTGCGCCTCTACCCGGTGAAGGGCTACCGGCGCGTGCTGGGCCATACCCGCGCCGCGCTCGAGGCCTCGAACCTGTTCGAATGGCGCACGGACCACCCGCTGGAGCCGCTCCTGGCCCGGCTCGGCCGCACCCCCTGCGACTACAGCCCCAGGTTGCGGGTGGCCTTCGAACCCGGCCTGCAAGCCGGCGCCGCCGTGCGCAGGCTGCTGCTGCACCTGCTGGAGATGCTGGAACGCAATGTCGAGGGCAGCTGCGCCGACACCGATCCGGAGTTCCTGCACGACCTGCGGGTCTCCGTGCGCCGGACCCGGACCGCCCTCGGCCAGCTCGGCGGGGTGCTGCCGCGACGTGGCTTCGCGCGGTTCCGCAACGGGTTCGCCTGGCTCGGCCAGGTGACCAGCCCCACCCGCGACCTCGATGTCTACCTGCTGAAGTTCGAGGGCTATCGCGACAGCCTGCCGCCGGAGCAGCGCCCCCATCTCGCCCCGCTGCGGGACTTTCTCGCGGCCCACCAGCGGCTGGAGCAGCAGCGGCTCGCCCGGGTGCTGCGCTCACAGCGGTTCCGCCGCCTGGTCGCGGACTGGCGCGCATGGCTCGAAACCGAGCCGGCCCGCCCGCCCGCCGAGGCGCGCCAGCCGGTCGAGACCCTCGCGGCAGCGCGGATTCGGCACATGTACAAGCGGGTACGCAGGGAGGGCCGCGCCATCTGCGGGGACTCCCCGGCGGAGGCGCTGCACGAGCTGCGCAAGTCGTGCAAGAAGCTCCGTTACCTGCTGGAGTTCTTCCAGTGTCTCTATCCGGCGAAAAAGTACCGGCGCCTGGTGAAGGCGCTCAAGGGGCTGCAGGACAACCTGGGCGACTTCCAGGACCTGGAAGTCCAGGGCCACACCCTGGAGCGCTTCGCCGGGGAGATGCAGGCTGAGGGCGAGGTTCCGGCCGCGACCCTGGAAGCCATCGCCCACCTGGTGGAGAATCTCCACCACCGTCAGGCACTGGCGCGCAGGGAGTTCCATGCGCGCTTTTCCGGCTTCGATTCCGAATCCAACCGGCGCCTGTTCCGCAGCCTGTTCCGGGAGGAGGCACACAAGCCGTCATGA
- a CDS encoding hemolysin family protein: MTEILGLLVLLVLSGLFSGSETALVSLSLARTEALMKEGRRGAQALYRLKHNPSRMLITILIGNNVVNIGASALATVLATERLGHLGPGVAVGVLTVLILMFGEITPKSLATRYAERISLAAAPLMLAIMRLCWPLVRVFELFTTWVHRRTALGTEPTITESELIHMLEHGTAEGTIQYREREIIERVFAFNDLKVTDVMTPRRRIFSLAADLSLEAALPEILGASYSRIPVYDNAPEEICGVLYLRDVLAAVADRQMDITLRSLAQEPLAVPPTLSIDQLFTTLSTEQRHLALVVDELGTLEGLVSLEDLVEELVGEIYDESDRAPTRLLQLGPETVAADGTAELRELEHFFGRDLPGKPTDTISYWILAHTGRIPETGEEITLDGLQVQVEKASPRRIHRLRISGRRSTAD; the protein is encoded by the coding sequence GTGACGGAAATTCTGGGACTGTTGGTTCTGCTGGTGCTCTCGGGGCTGTTCTCCGGCTCGGAGACGGCCCTGGTGTCACTGTCGCTGGCGCGTACCGAGGCCCTGATGAAGGAGGGGCGGCGCGGCGCGCAGGCGCTCTACCGCCTCAAGCACAATCCCAGCCGCATGCTGATCACCATTCTCATCGGCAACAACGTGGTCAATATCGGTGCCTCGGCCCTGGCCACGGTCCTGGCCACGGAACGCCTGGGGCACCTGGGTCCCGGCGTGGCGGTCGGCGTGCTCACCGTGCTCATCCTCATGTTCGGAGAGATCACCCCCAAGAGCCTGGCCACCCGCTACGCCGAGCGGATCTCGCTGGCGGCGGCACCCCTGATGCTGGCTATCATGCGCCTGTGCTGGCCGCTGGTGCGGGTGTTCGAGCTCTTCACCACCTGGGTGCACCGGCGCACGGCGCTGGGGACAGAGCCGACGATCACCGAATCGGAACTGATCCACATGCTCGAGCACGGCACCGCGGAAGGCACCATCCAGTACCGGGAGCGGGAGATCATCGAGCGGGTCTTCGCCTTCAATGACTTGAAGGTGACCGATGTGATGACGCCGCGGCGGCGCATCTTCAGCCTCGCCGCCGACCTGAGCCTGGAGGCGGCCCTGCCGGAGATACTCGGGGCCTCCTACTCGCGCATTCCCGTCTACGACAACGCGCCGGAGGAGATCTGCGGCGTTCTCTACCTGCGTGACGTACTCGCCGCCGTTGCCGACCGGCAGATGGACATCACGCTGCGCTCGCTGGCACAGGAACCCCTGGCCGTCCCCCCCACGCTCAGTATCGACCAGCTGTTCACCACCCTCAGCACCGAGCAGCGCCACCTGGCGCTGGTGGTGGACGAGCTGGGCACCCTGGAAGGACTGGTGAGCCTCGAGGACCTGGTGGAGGAGCTGGTGGGGGAAATCTATGACGAGAGCGATCGGGCCCCCACCCGGCTGCTGCAGCTGGGTCCGGAGACGGTGGCGGCGGACGGCACCGCCGAGCTGCGGGAGCTGGAGCACTTCTTCGGACGGGATCTACCGGGCAAGCCCACCGACACCATCAGCTACTGGATCCTGGCCCACACCGGGCGCATCCCGGAAACCGGCGAGGAGATCACCCTGGACGGGCTCCAGGTGCAGGTGGAAAAGGCCTCGCCCCGGCGCATCCACCGGCTGCGCATCAGCGGCCGGCGCAGTACGGCCGATTGA